A single Arcobacter sp. LA11 DNA region contains:
- a CDS encoding MarC family protein, whose amino-acid sequence MLPLEEYIKVFLGVLAIMGPFSALPIFVNLTSNKSKLEKNQLAKNSSLYALVIALCSVWIGNAILDFFNISIAAFRVAGGILLLTLAINMINAKIPGAKQTPEELEEAKVSTKDLAMIPLAIPLIMGPGAISTVIVFSHYASGIGHLLMMSLIVIVLILNIYIFLKAAAYFSEKLGLIGINVISRIMGLILAAIAVEFMASGLIKLFPGWA is encoded by the coding sequence TTGCTTCCTTTAGAAGAATACATAAAAGTATTTTTAGGGGTCCTTGCTATTATGGGGCCCTTTTCTGCACTACCTATTTTTGTAAATTTAACCTCAAATAAAAGTAAACTTGAAAAAAACCAATTAGCAAAGAATTCTTCTTTGTATGCACTTGTTATTGCACTTTGTTCAGTATGGATAGGAAATGCAATTCTAGATTTTTTTAATATTTCAATTGCTGCTTTTAGAGTTGCAGGAGGTATTCTTCTTTTAACTTTAGCAATAAATATGATAAATGCAAAAATTCCAGGAGCTAAACAAACTCCTGAAGAACTAGAAGAGGCTAAGGTATCTACAAAAGACTTAGCTATGATTCCTTTAGCTATTCCTCTTATTATGGGTCCTGGTGCTATTTCTACTGTTATAGTTTTTTCTCATTATGCTTCAGGTATTGGACATTTGTTGATGATGAGTTTAATAGTAATAGTACTGATTTTAAATATATATATTTTTTTAAAAGCAGCTGCATATTTTTCTGAAAAACTTGGACTTATAGGTATAAATGTAATTTCAAGAATAATGGGACTTATTCTTGCAGCTATTGCTGTTGAGTTTATGGCTAGTGGATTAATAAAGTTATTTCCCGGTTGGGCATAG
- a CDS encoding branched-chain amino acid ABC transporter permease gives MIEDKIFTKDRIINLSLIVLAIWFTWFAQATFDEYTIRIINNVAIFIILAVSYNLINGVTGQFSLEPNGFVAIGAYVTAILIVDADTMLYQYDIEDPSAWVLAMQADFAWALLIAGVFSALVALALSFPVFRVRGDYLAIVTLGFGFIIKILAINNPQITNGSLGINDIPEFSNLYWTGGVAIFTVLAILNIIYSKYGRAMKAVRDDEDAATAMGVNTFKIKTYAFTTSAFFEGVGGGLLAALLTSISPDLFTFFLTFQLLIIIVLGGLGSTTGAILGTVFVMAGLEMMRFLDEPMNIFGFETEALPGMRMVVFSLILIVVMLFAREGLTGKKELKDFFKKKRAKK, from the coding sequence ATGATTGAAGATAAAATATTTACAAAAGATAGAATTATAAATTTATCTTTGATTGTATTAGCTATTTGGTTTACATGGTTTGCACAAGCTACTTTTGATGAATATACTATAAGAATTATAAATAATGTTGCTATTTTCATTATTCTTGCAGTTTCTTACAACTTAATTAATGGTGTTACTGGTCAGTTTTCACTTGAGCCTAATGGGTTTGTTGCAATAGGTGCATATGTTACGGCTATTTTAATTGTTGATGCTGATACAATGCTTTATCAATATGATATTGAAGATCCATCTGCGTGGGTTCTTGCAATGCAAGCAGATTTTGCTTGGGCTTTATTAATTGCTGGTGTTTTTTCAGCTTTAGTTGCATTAGCATTATCTTTTCCTGTATTTAGAGTTAGAGGAGATTATTTAGCAATTGTTACTTTAGGTTTTGGTTTTATTATCAAAATTTTAGCTATTAATAATCCACAAATTACAAATGGTTCTTTAGGTATTAATGATATTCCAGAGTTTTCAAATCTTTATTGGACAGGTGGTGTCGCAATCTTTACAGTTCTTGCTATTTTAAATATTATTTATTCTAAATATGGAAGAGCTATGAAAGCAGTAAGAGATGATGAAGATGCAGCTACTGCAATGGGTGTTAATACATTCAAAATCAAAACTTATGCATTTACAACTTCAGCATTCTTTGAAGGAGTAGGTGGGGGATTACTTGCTGCTTTATTAACATCAATTTCTCCAGACTTATTTACATTCTTCTTAACCTTCCAACTATTAATTATCATCGTTCTTGGTGGTCTAGGATCTACAACAGGAGCAATTTTAGGTACAGTATTTGTTATGGCAGGACTAGAAATGATGAGATTCTTAGATGAGCCTATGAATATTTTTGGATTTGAAACAGAAGCCTTACCAGGGATGAGAATGGTTGTATTCTCACTAATTTTAATTGTTGTAATGTTATTTGCAAGAGAAGGGTTAACAGGTAAGAAAGAGTTAAAAGATTTCTTTAAAAAGAAAAGGGCTAAGAAATGA
- a CDS encoding tetrahydrodipicolinate N-succinyltransferase N-terminal domain-containing protein produces the protein MAFTKDDFKKLVEDIQGQSWYRNPIGFGIARVDRGQLNADKILQATFPVVNWNENNGSAAVFLNALKEAGVEVDTSKSELVCEVSDKFLTSAIESFRPYIPEAKGDEHRNVQVISQLASLPIDSGFTADDYKVVFIFEDTNAQSTESAYLKLYALSTGKAALRSLNLDGVFGKLHNCAWIGNEPLELDWLRENEISLKLTGRYPDITFVDKFPRFLSHVIPADNTRILETSKVRFGAQLAAGTTVMPGASYINFNAGTEGVVMVEGRISSSAVVGAGSDVGGGASILGVLSGTDGVPVSIGANTLLGANSCTGTAIGDSCILDAGVTILPGTKITLSEKAVAAIKEINPDKEIKTSMKGVEFQGVNGVHFRVNSSTGQTIAMRSTREVKLNADLH, from the coding sequence ATGGCTTTTACAAAAGATGATTTTAAAAAATTAGTTGAAGATATCCAAGGTCAATCTTGGTATAGAAATCCAATTGGATTTGGTATTGCAAGAGTAGATAGAGGACAATTAAACGCTGATAAAATTTTACAAGCGACATTTCCTGTAGTAAACTGGAATGAAAACAATGGTAGTGCAGCAGTATTTTTAAATGCTTTAAAAGAAGCTGGTGTTGAAGTTGATACTTCTAAATCAGAATTAGTTTGTGAAGTTAGTGATAAGTTTTTAACTTCTGCTATTGAGTCATTTAGACCGTATATTCCAGAAGCAAAAGGTGACGAACATAGAAATGTTCAAGTTATTTCTCAATTAGCATCTTTACCAATTGATTCAGGTTTTACAGCTGATGATTATAAAGTTGTTTTTATTTTTGAAGATACAAATGCACAATCAACAGAATCTGCTTATTTAAAATTATATGCACTTTCTACTGGTAAAGCTGCATTAAGATCTTTAAATCTTGATGGTGTATTTGGAAAGTTACATAATTGTGCATGGATTGGAAATGAGCCTCTAGAGTTAGATTGGTTAAGAGAGAATGAAATTTCATTAAAATTAACTGGTAGATATCCTGATATTACTTTTGTTGATAAGTTCCCAAGATTCTTATCTCATGTAATTCCTGCTGATAATACAAGAATCTTAGAAACTTCTAAAGTTAGATTTGGTGCTCAATTAGCAGCTGGTACAACTGTAATGCCTGGTGCTTCTTATATTAACTTCAATGCTGGAACTGAAGGTGTTGTTATGGTTGAAGGTAGAATTTCTTCTTCTGCTGTAGTTGGTGCTGGTTCTGATGTTGGTGGAGGAGCTTCAATTCTTGGTGTTCTTTCTGGTACTGATGGGGTTCCTGTTTCAATTGGTGCAAATACATTATTAGGTGCTAACTCTTGTACAGGTACTGCTATTGGTGATTCTTGTATCTTAGATGCTGGTGTAACAATTTTACCAGGAACTAAAATTACACTTTCTGAAAAAGCTGTAGCAGCTATTAAAGAGATTAATCCGGATAAAGAAATTAAAACATCTATGAAAGGTGTAGAATTCCAAGGTGTAAATGGTGTTCACTTTAGAGTTAATTCTTCAACTGGTCAAACAATTGCAATGAGATCAACTAGAGAAGTTAAATTAAACGCTGACTTACACTAG
- a CDS encoding type II secretion system protein, whose amino-acid sequence MKSAFSLFELIVVLVILSILTSFIVSKVNNSIDSSLKTKVKSEIALIRNSIAKYKTKKILLGNDAVVILDNAQINSNKSLLFKDILNFPLVSTSMNHKVIGSWIKKTSSEYIVYLNSSTFLEFKFENDSFICKSDIKLCKEYE is encoded by the coding sequence ATGAAAAGTGCATTTTCTTTGTTTGAGCTAATTGTAGTTTTAGTTATTCTTTCAATTTTAACAAGTTTTATTGTTTCAAAAGTAAATAATTCTATTGACTCTTCTCTAAAAACAAAAGTTAAATCGGAAATAGCTTTAATAAGAAATTCTATAGCAAAATATAAAACAAAAAAAATATTACTAGGAAATGACGCAGTAGTTATTTTGGATAATGCTCAAATAAATAGTAATAAAAGTTTACTTTTTAAAGATATTTTAAATTTTCCTTTAGTTTCAACTTCTATGAATCATAAAGTTATAGGTAGTTGGATTAAAAAAACATCTTCAGAGTATATTGTTTATTTAAATAGTAGTACTTTTTTGGAGTTTAAATTTGAAAATGATTCTTTTATTTGTAAAAGTGATATAAAACTTTGTAAAGAGTATGAATGA
- a CDS encoding primosomal protein N', translating to MKYYYEVSLLKSPLNPLTYEYDAKIDIGSKVFVKLRNRKKLSDAVIIKEVEKPDFKCVKIDEISSFYFDNKMLELATFISQYYVCSFGEAIGTFIPYNKEIIENTDEVEFQSEIKLSSEQNKAYDFLEEKKQALLFANTGSGKTEIYIKTIEKILNSGGSAILLMPEISLTPQMQKRLEKVFSTSVAIWHSKVTKKKKEEILEGIYSGRIKLVAGARSALFLPLKNLELIVVDEEHDESYKSDSKPRYHAKDLSLYIAKKYNIRLILGSATASISSFQKLPYYRLNETFFDTTKKIVFDDSSQDLSSKVLNKIREVLNNNAQVIIFLPTRANFKYQICTSCGKSVQCPYCSVSMSLHKNDRALKCHYCGWTTKIPEFCPSCNTGIIHNLRVGTAEIETQLNELFPQKNIKRFDRDEIKTDAKLKSVLNDFNKNKIDILVGTQMLSKGHDYHNVKLAVVLGIDSILNMNSYKARERALSLLIQIAGRSGRKGEGEVIIQTQNEEFFDYYLKQSDYEEFLEGELIFREDTSYPPFLKMAKIIFAHTNGLKVKDEMDKYLNILRQNNHIEVVGFGQSGIFKMANRYRYEIIIRSNNIKQMLVALHSIDSTMVTIDMDTTY from the coding sequence ATGAAATATTATTACGAAGTCTCTTTATTAAAATCCCCTTTAAATCCTTTAACATATGAATATGATGCAAAAATTGATATAGGTTCTAAAGTATTTGTAAAACTTAGAAATAGAAAGAAACTTTCAGATGCAGTTATTATAAAAGAGGTTGAAAAACCAGATTTTAAATGTGTAAAAATCGATGAAATAAGTAGTTTTTATTTTGATAATAAAATGCTAGAACTAGCCACTTTTATATCCCAATACTATGTTTGTTCTTTTGGGGAAGCTATAGGTACCTTTATTCCTTATAATAAAGAGATAATAGAAAATACAGATGAAGTTGAGTTTCAGTCAGAAATTAAATTATCATCTGAACAAAATAAAGCATATGATTTTTTAGAAGAGAAAAAACAGGCTTTACTTTTTGCTAACACAGGTAGTGGTAAGACAGAAATTTATATTAAAACAATAGAAAAAATATTAAATAGTGGTGGCAGTGCAATTTTATTGATGCCAGAAATATCTTTAACCCCTCAAATGCAAAAAAGATTAGAAAAAGTATTTTCAACTTCAGTTGCTATTTGGCATTCTAAGGTAACTAAAAAGAAGAAAGAAGAGATTTTAGAGGGAATATACAGTGGAAGAATAAAACTCGTTGCAGGGGCTAGATCTGCTCTTTTCCTTCCTTTAAAGAATTTAGAACTTATAGTTGTAGATGAAGAGCATGATGAATCGTATAAAAGTGATAGTAAACCAAGATATCATGCAAAAGATTTAAGTCTTTATATTGCGAAAAAATATAATATTAGACTAATTTTAGGAAGTGCAACGGCTTCTATATCTTCTTTTCAAAAACTTCCATATTATAGATTAAATGAAACTTTTTTTGATACAACTAAAAAAATAGTTTTTGATGATTCATCACAAGATTTATCTTCAAAAGTTTTGAATAAAATAAGAGAAGTTTTAAATAATAATGCACAAGTAATTATATTTCTACCAACGCGTGCAAATTTCAAATACCAAATTTGTACTAGTTGTGGTAAGTCAGTTCAATGTCCTTACTGTTCAGTTTCGATGAGTTTACATAAAAATGATAGAGCTTTGAAGTGTCACTATTGTGGCTGGACTACAAAAATACCCGAATTTTGTCCTTCTTGTAATACAGGAATTATCCATAATCTAAGAGTAGGTACAGCTGAAATTGAAACACAATTAAATGAATTATTCCCCCAAAAGAATATAAAAAGATTTGATAGGGATGAAATTAAAACAGATGCTAAATTAAAAAGTGTTTTAAATGATTTTAATAAAAATAAGATTGATATACTTGTTGGAACACAGATGCTTTCAAAAGGACATGATTATCATAATGTAAAACTTGCAGTTGTTTTAGGTATTGATTCAATTTTAAATATGAACTCTTATAAAGCTAGAGAACGGGCTTTGTCTCTTTTAATACAAATTGCTGGACGAAGTGGTAGAAAAGGTGAAGGTGAAGTTATTATTCAAACCCAAAATGAAGAGTTCTTTGATTACTATTTAAAACAGAGTGACTATGAAGAGTTTTTAGAAGGTGAATTGATTTTTAGAGAAGATACTTCTTATCCTCCTTTTTTAAAGATGGCAAAAATAATATTTGCTCATACAAATGGTTTAAAAGTAAAAGATGAAATGGACAAATATCTTAATATCCTAAGACAAAATAACCATATAGAAGTAGTTGGTTTTGGACAAAGTGGTATATTTAAAATGGCAAATAGATATAGATATGAGATAATTATTCGTTCAAATAATATAAAGCAGATGTTAGTTGCACTTCATAGTATTGATTCAACTATGGTTACAATTGATATGGATACTACATATTAA
- a CDS encoding ABC transporter ATP-binding protein, with translation MLKIRNLEVYYGLIKAVKGVNIDVEEGQIVSLIGSNGAGKTSTLQSIVNDVKKTGDIHFKDKTISKLKTHNIIQEGISLVPEGRRVFQNLTIEENMRMGAFNNGEKYEELQERMFKLFPRLIAKKGQLGGTMSGGEQQMLAIARALMSSPKLLMLDEPSLGLAPKIVGELFEIITKLREEGITILLVEQNAFAALEISDYAYVLENGEIALEDKASNLIDSDEIRKKYLGG, from the coding sequence ATGCTTAAAATTAGAAATTTAGAAGTATATTATGGATTAATTAAAGCTGTAAAAGGCGTAAATATTGATGTTGAAGAAGGTCAAATAGTATCTTTAATTGGATCAAATGGAGCAGGAAAGACTTCAACTTTACAATCAATTGTAAATGATGTTAAAAAAACTGGTGATATTCATTTTAAAGATAAAACAATTTCAAAACTTAAAACACATAATATTATTCAAGAAGGTATCTCTTTAGTTCCTGAAGGTAGAAGAGTATTTCAAAACTTAACAATTGAAGAAAACATGAGAATGGGTGCTTTTAATAATGGCGAAAAATATGAAGAACTACAAGAAAGAATGTTTAAACTTTTCCCTAGACTTATTGCAAAAAAAGGACAACTTGGTGGTACTATGAGTGGAGGTGAGCAACAAATGCTTGCAATTGCTAGAGCACTTATGAGTTCTCCAAAACTTCTAATGCTTGATGAACCTTCTTTAGGACTTGCTCCTAAAATTGTTGGTGAACTTTTTGAAATTATTACAAAGCTTAGAGAAGAGGGTATTACAATTTTACTTGTAGAACAAAATGCCTTTGCTGCACTTGAAATCTCTGATTATGCATATGTTTTAGAAAATGGAGAAATTGCTTTGGAAGATAAAGCTTCTAACTTAATAGACTCTGATGAAATAAGAAAAAAATATTTAGGCGGGTAA
- a CDS encoding branched-chain amino acid ABC transporter permease — protein MDILTFMQQMVNGFSLGSMYALIAIGYTMVYGVLRLINFAHGDIMMVGAFLGYTFMAVFDLPFSVTVMLSVTISALLGMFMDKIAYKPLREAPKISLLITAIGISFFLENAFTVFLGGVPRAFPVPAYMENIFNVAGVTFSVSSIMVPIVTLVLLLGILYVLYRTKYGMAIRALSFDIKTVNLMGIDANTIIALVFGLGSGLAAVGGIFWAVNYPSVEPMMGVLVGLKAFAAAVVGGIGSVTGAVLGGFIIGFTEVVVIAFWPEMGGYKDAFAFIFLIFVLLFKPTGIMGEDLEKSRF, from the coding sequence ATGGATATATTAACGTTTATGCAGCAGATGGTAAACGGTTTTAGTTTGGGTAGTATGTACGCCCTTATTGCGATTGGTTATACTATGGTATATGGGGTGTTGAGATTAATCAACTTTGCACATGGTGATATTATGATGGTTGGTGCCTTTTTAGGTTATACATTTATGGCAGTTTTTGATTTACCTTTTTCAGTTACAGTGATGTTATCAGTTACTATTTCTGCACTACTTGGTATGTTTATGGATAAAATTGCTTATAAACCTTTAAGAGAAGCTCCAAAAATTTCTTTATTGATTACTGCTATTGGTATATCTTTCTTTTTAGAAAATGCATTTACGGTATTTTTAGGAGGAGTTCCAAGAGCTTTCCCTGTTCCTGCATATATGGAAAATATTTTTAATGTAGCAGGTGTTACTTTTTCTGTATCTTCAATAATGGTTCCAATTGTTACATTAGTATTGTTGTTAGGTATTTTATATGTTCTTTATAGAACTAAATATGGTATGGCAATTAGAGCACTTTCTTTTGATATTAAAACAGTAAACCTTATGGGGATTGACGCAAATACTATTATTGCCCTAGTATTTGGACTTGGTTCTGGACTTGCTGCTGTGGGTGGTATCTTTTGGGCTGTAAATTATCCTTCTGTTGAACCTATGATGGGAGTACTTGTTGGACTTAAAGCCTTTGCTGCTGCCGTTGTTGGTGGAATTGGTTCAGTAACAGGTGCAGTACTTGGTGGTTTTATTATTGGGTTTACTGAAGTTGTTGTTATTGCATTTTGGCCTGAGATGGGTGGTTATAAAGATGCTTTTGCATTTATTTTTTTAATTTTTGTATTATTATTTAAACCTACAGGAATTATGGGTGAAGATTTAGAAAAGAGTAGGTTCTAA
- a CDS encoding ABC transporter ATP-binding protein: protein MILEVCNVTKKFGGVTAINDTSFHVNSKEIYGLIGPNGAGKTTMFNIITGNYEPTEGSIKFHGQTINGIKPHKIVHRGIARTFQNIRLFESMTVLDNVLIGFDYQATYTYLEAVFRLPRFFKEEKRVRARAFEIMGVLGIAEYADELATSLSYGQQRKVEIARALAANPQLLLLDEPAAGMNPQETHELAELFFKIRDEFDVTILLIEHDMKFVNKLCDRVMVLDYGKTIFEGDIKDAIKDEEVIKAYLGDFKHA, encoded by the coding sequence ATGATATTAGAAGTATGTAATGTAACTAAGAAATTTGGTGGAGTAACTGCTATTAATGATACATCATTTCATGTAAATTCAAAAGAGATTTATGGTCTTATTGGTCCTAATGGAGCCGGTAAGACTACAATGTTTAATATTATTACTGGAAATTATGAACCAACAGAGGGCTCTATTAAATTCCATGGACAAACAATTAATGGTATAAAACCTCATAAAATTGTTCATAGAGGTATTGCAAGAACATTCCAGAATATTAGACTTTTTGAATCAATGACAGTATTAGACAATGTTTTAATTGGCTTTGATTATCAAGCAACATATACATATTTAGAAGCAGTATTTAGACTTCCTAGATTTTTTAAAGAAGAAAAAAGAGTAAGAGCTAGAGCTTTTGAGATTATGGGAGTTTTAGGAATAGCTGAATATGCTGATGAATTAGCAACTTCATTATCTTATGGACAGCAAAGAAAAGTAGAGATTGCAAGAGCCTTGGCAGCAAATCCTCAACTTTTACTTTTAGATGAGCCAGCTGCAGGTATGAATCCACAAGAAACTCATGAATTAGCAGAACTTTTCTTTAAGATTAGAGATGAGTTTGATGTAACAATTTTACTTATTGAACATGATATGAAATTTGTAAATAAATTATGTGATAGAGTTATGGTTTTAGATTATGGAAAAACAATCTTTGAAGGTGATATTAAAGATGCAATTAAAGATGAAGAAGTTATAAAAGCTTACCTTGGAGATTTTAAACATGCTTAA
- a CDS encoding ABC transporter substrate-binding protein, producing MKKVISLAVASALTCGMAFAKEIKIGAVMPMSGPLAAYGQVCNLGLELANKLQPKLKNGDTVKIVLVDNKGDKVETATATTRLISSDKVVAILGALTSTNTAQTIAIADKKKVPVIASVATNDKLTAKRTFANRVCFTDSFQGEVVANYAKEQGYKTAVVVVDQAQVYSLGLAKAFQKAFKANGGKIVKKIKVTSGDKDFKAVVSQIKNLNPDFMFLPLYHPEASMISRQSKQLGLVKPMFSGDGVANQTFIDLGGESVEGYMFTDFFDSTNPPSKTSADFVAFHEKETGNKEMNSFTALGADTYNVLIDAMNRCEDPTDSICINEQIKMTKDFDGVSGKISINKEGNATRSAVIKEIRNGKAGFKATVNP from the coding sequence GTCCTTTAGCAGCATATGGTCAAGTTTGTAACTTAGGTTTAGAATTAGCAAATAAATTACAACCTAAATTAAAAAATGGTGATACAGTTAAAATTGTATTAGTTGATAACAAAGGTGATAAGGTTGAGACTGCAACTGCAACTACAAGATTAATTTCTTCAGATAAAGTTGTTGCAATTTTAGGTGCATTAACTTCAACAAATACAGCGCAAACAATTGCTATTGCTGATAAGAAAAAAGTTCCAGTTATTGCTTCTGTTGCTACAAATGATAAATTAACAGCAAAAAGAACATTTGCAAATAGAGTTTGTTTTACTGATAGTTTCCAAGGTGAAGTTGTTGCAAACTATGCAAAAGAGCAAGGTTATAAAACTGCTGTAGTTGTTGTGGATCAAGCACAAGTTTATTCTTTAGGTTTAGCAAAAGCATTCCAAAAAGCATTTAAAGCTAATGGTGGAAAAATTGTTAAAAAAATTAAAGTTACTTCAGGAGATAAAGATTTTAAAGCAGTTGTTTCTCAAATTAAAAACTTAAACCCTGATTTTATGTTTTTACCATTATATCATCCAGAAGCTTCTATGATTTCAAGACAATCTAAACAATTAGGTTTAGTAAAACCTATGTTTTCTGGTGATGGTGTTGCAAATCAAACATTTATTGACTTAGGTGGGGAATCTGTTGAAGGTTATATGTTTACTGACTTCTTTGATTCAACAAACCCTCCATCAAAAACTTCTGCTGATTTCGTAGCATTCCATGAAAAAGAGACTGGAAACAAAGAAATGAATTCTTTTACTGCATTGGGAGCAGATACTTATAATGTTTTAATTGATGCAATGAATAGATGTGAAGACCCAACTGATTCAATTTGTATTAATGAGCAAATCAAAATGACTAAAGATTTTGATGGTGTATCTGGAAAAATTTCTATTAATAAAGAAGGTAACGCAACAAGATCTGCTGTTATCAAAGAAATTAGAAATGGAAAAGCTGGCTTTAAAGCGACGGTTAATCCTTAA